A genomic region of Brevibacillus sp. JNUCC-41 contains the following coding sequences:
- the iadA gene encoding beta-aspartyl-peptidase — translation MLTLIKNGELYGPEYMGQKDILLVGKQIGFIEDKIEKPANFVEMKVIDASGQIVVPGFIDAHVHIIGGGGEGGFKTRTPEIQLTDATLAGITTLVGVIGTDGTTRTMPALLAKARALEEEGISCFVQTGSYQVPVKTLTGKIEDDLILVDKIIGVGEIAIADHRSSQPTAAELAKLASQARNGGLLSGKSGIVNIHVGDSLDHLQVIEEVVETTEIPITQFYPTHINRNPHLFNAGVEYAKKGGYIDFTTSTIQKFLEEGEVKASTAIKMALEKGVEIGQITITSDGQASLPDFDGNGNLRGLNIGTCMSLYDCVADAILEDGVTIADALRVVTENPAKILKLSTKGQLAVGKDADIIMMKKKTLEMNSVIAMGQIMVKDGQAVVKGTFE, via the coding sequence TTGCTCACACTTATTAAAAATGGGGAGCTTTATGGTCCGGAATATATGGGCCAAAAAGATATCCTCTTGGTAGGAAAGCAAATTGGCTTCATTGAGGACAAGATTGAAAAACCTGCCAATTTCGTTGAAATGAAAGTGATTGATGCGAGTGGTCAAATTGTGGTTCCGGGTTTTATAGATGCTCACGTACATATTATCGGCGGAGGTGGGGAAGGGGGCTTTAAAACGAGGACACCAGAAATCCAATTAACTGATGCCACTTTAGCGGGTATAACGACATTGGTAGGGGTCATAGGAACAGATGGAACGACAAGGACCATGCCAGCACTGCTTGCTAAAGCGAGAGCGCTTGAAGAAGAAGGAATTAGCTGCTTCGTTCAAACTGGTTCCTATCAAGTTCCAGTCAAGACGTTAACAGGTAAGATCGAAGATGATTTGATTCTTGTGGATAAAATTATCGGTGTTGGCGAAATAGCCATTGCCGATCATCGTTCTTCACAGCCGACTGCAGCTGAACTGGCTAAACTGGCCTCTCAGGCGCGCAATGGAGGCCTGTTGTCCGGGAAAAGCGGTATCGTCAACATTCATGTCGGCGACAGTTTAGATCATTTGCAGGTAATTGAGGAAGTTGTCGAGACAACGGAAATACCAATCACCCAGTTCTACCCTACACATATAAATCGAAATCCGCATTTATTCAATGCAGGTGTGGAATATGCAAAAAAAGGGGGTTATATCGATTTTACGACAAGTACGATCCAGAAGTTCCTTGAAGAAGGCGAGGTCAAAGCAAGTACAGCAATAAAAATGGCACTGGAAAAAGGCGTTGAAATCGGGCAGATCACCATAACTTCAGATGGACAAGCCAGCCTGCCTGACTTCGATGGCAACGGTAACCTGCGTGGTTTGAACATTGGAACATGCATGTCCTTATATGATTGTGTTGCCGATGCGATCCTCGAGGATGGAGTGACAATTGCCGATGCCCTACGAGTTGTGACGGAAAATCCGGCAAAAATTTTAAAACTTTCTACAAAGGGGCAGCTTGCTGTAGGTAAGGATGCCGATATCATCATGATGAAGAAAAAAACTTTAGAAATGAATAGTGTTATCGCGATGGGGCAGATCATGGTCAAAGATGGTCAAGCAGTCGTGAAAGGAACATTTGAATGA
- the pdhA gene encoding pyruvate dehydrogenase (acetyl-transferring) E1 component subunit alpha: protein MKAYSNEVEPEIFRVLTPDGEIIETIDGKIDKSLMLKMYESMLLLRTFDRKSVNLQRQGRIGTYAPFEGQEASQVGSALALSAGDWMFPTYRDHGAAIIHGQELYRVFLYWMAHFDGSICPEGKRILPPSVPIATQMVHAVGTAWASKIRGEKNVSIAYFGDGATSEGDFHEALNFAGVYKTPTIFFCQNNGYAISVPFEKQSASKTISQRAAAYDIHGVRVDGNDIFAVWLTVKQAVERALNGEGPTLIEAITFRYGAHTTADNPNIYRDQDEISTFWRENRDPITRLRKYLNKEGHWNEEQEELALKKFNELIDAHLQKAEGYPKSDPLEMFNHVYAEESWHLKEQKQELNQILRKGGKK, encoded by the coding sequence ATGAAAGCGTATTCAAATGAAGTTGAGCCGGAAATATTTCGCGTATTGACTCCTGATGGCGAAATCATTGAAACGATTGATGGAAAAATCGATAAATCACTTATGTTAAAGATGTATGAGAGCATGCTCCTGCTCAGAACGTTTGACCGAAAATCCGTTAATCTCCAGCGCCAAGGCAGGATTGGAACTTATGCACCTTTTGAAGGACAGGAAGCATCCCAGGTAGGAAGCGCCTTAGCGTTGTCGGCAGGGGATTGGATGTTTCCCACATACCGTGACCATGGAGCGGCAATTATTCATGGGCAGGAATTATACCGTGTTTTCCTATACTGGATGGCGCATTTTGATGGCTCAATTTGTCCTGAAGGAAAAAGGATATTGCCTCCAAGCGTTCCGATTGCCACTCAAATGGTTCATGCCGTTGGAACGGCTTGGGCAAGTAAGATTAGAGGCGAAAAGAATGTTAGCATTGCTTATTTTGGTGATGGAGCAACTTCTGAAGGGGACTTTCATGAGGCACTGAATTTTGCTGGCGTTTATAAAACCCCAACAATCTTCTTCTGCCAAAATAATGGCTACGCGATCAGTGTCCCTTTTGAAAAGCAATCGGCATCCAAAACAATATCCCAGCGGGCTGCCGCTTATGACATCCATGGGGTTCGAGTGGATGGAAATGATATTTTCGCAGTATGGCTGACTGTAAAGCAGGCTGTCGAAAGAGCGCTTAATGGGGAAGGACCTACATTAATCGAAGCCATCACCTTTCGTTATGGCGCTCATACTACTGCAGACAATCCGAACATATATCGCGATCAGGACGAAATTTCAACGTTCTGGAGGGAAAACCGGGATCCCATTACACGTCTTAGAAAGTATTTGAATAAAGAGGGTCACTGGAATGAAGAGCAGGAGGAATTGGCGTTAAAAAAATTCAACGAACTGATTGATGCTCACCTTCAAAAAGCCGAAGGGTATCCAAAATCCGACCCGCTCGAAATGTTTAACCATGTATATGCCGAGGAGTCATGGCATTTAAAGGAACAGAAGCAGGAATTGAACCAAATCTTAAGGAAAGGCGGGAAGAAATAA
- a CDS encoding alpha-ketoacid dehydrogenase subunit beta produces MGKNLTMLQAITEAMDQMLGHDDRVMIMGEDIGVNGGVFRSTEGLYEKYGKDRVIDTPLAESGIIGSAIGLALNGMLPIVEIQFLAFIYPGFEQLVSHAARMRYRTRGQFGVPLLIRTPYGAGIRGPELHSESVETFFAHTPGLKVVAPSNPYDAKGLLISALEDPDPVIFLEPTKLYRAFKEEVPDEMYRIPIGQAKVVQEGSDLTIYAWGAMLREALNAAKKIEAEKGWKCEVVDLRTLYPLDRDTIVQSIKKTGRALIVHEAHKTAGLGAEIISIINDEALIYLKAPIKRVTGFDVPVPPFTIEDHYLPTVDRVKQGIVETLSF; encoded by the coding sequence ATGGGCAAAAATTTAACGATGCTCCAGGCTATTACGGAAGCGATGGACCAAATGCTGGGTCATGATGATCGCGTGATGATCATGGGTGAGGATATTGGAGTGAATGGCGGGGTTTTTCGATCGACGGAAGGTCTTTATGAAAAGTATGGAAAAGATCGAGTCATTGATACGCCATTAGCTGAATCCGGAATCATTGGGTCTGCAATTGGTTTAGCCCTTAACGGAATGCTGCCTATTGTAGAGATACAGTTTCTCGCCTTTATTTATCCGGGATTCGAACAACTCGTTTCCCATGCTGCCCGTATGAGGTATCGTACCCGTGGGCAATTTGGGGTGCCCCTTTTAATCCGTACTCCATATGGTGCCGGAATCAGGGGCCCTGAACTTCATTCTGAAAGTGTCGAAACCTTCTTTGCCCATACCCCGGGTTTAAAGGTGGTTGCACCCAGTAATCCATATGACGCAAAAGGGCTGCTCATTTCAGCCCTCGAAGATCCAGATCCGGTGATTTTTTTGGAACCGACTAAATTGTATCGGGCTTTCAAGGAAGAAGTTCCCGACGAAATGTACCGAATACCAATCGGGCAAGCAAAAGTGGTCCAGGAGGGGAGCGATCTGACCATTTATGCATGGGGGGCCATGTTAAGGGAGGCATTGAATGCCGCGAAAAAGATTGAAGCAGAAAAAGGCTGGAAGTGTGAAGTGGTCGATCTTCGAACATTATACCCTTTAGATAGGGATACGATCGTGCAATCCATTAAAAAGACAGGTCGTGCATTAATCGTCCATGAAGCCCATAAGACGGCCGGATTAGGTGCGGAGATTATCTCCATCATTAATGATGAAGCTCTTATTTACCTGAAAGCGCCGATTAAGCGTGTAACAGGATTTGATGTACCGGTTCCGCCGTTTACAATAGAAGATCATTATTTACCGACTGTTGATCGTGTAAAACAAGGAATTGTCGAAACGTTATCATTTTAA
- a CDS encoding dihydrolipoamide acetyltransferase family protein encodes MMEFKLPDVGEGMHEGEIIQWLIKEGEAVKQDQPIVEVQTDKVNAELTAPAAGVVKKIFFSEGDIVEVGTTIFTIQEENDVSVPYKGMIDEEIQVVQSGDVIVNAEQITTKQHHEVVRALATPFVRQMAREMKVDIEKVKGSGPAGRITESDLKQFKENNSITLEDAKHHDSKSVQEMALMNDAIQAKGVENEWEERIPLKGIRKKIAEHMVKSVSTIPHVTHVDELEMDRLKEFKNQLKEYSDDKDIKLTFLPFFVKAIVIALKEFKTLNASIDEKTNEIILKNYYHIGIATNTEEGLIVPVIKNADQKTIFQLADEIKQLAAQAREGKLSIDQITGSTFTISNVGPIGGMHATPIINYPEAAILALHKMEHRMVVRDLEGVIRLMMNMSLSFDHRLIDGVTAVHFTNRIKELLENPIRLVVEMR; translated from the coding sequence ATGATGGAATTTAAACTTCCTGATGTAGGGGAAGGGATGCATGAAGGGGAAATTATCCAATGGCTCATTAAAGAAGGGGAGGCGGTTAAACAGGACCAACCCATTGTTGAAGTGCAAACGGATAAAGTCAATGCGGAATTGACGGCTCCTGCAGCGGGAGTGGTCAAGAAAATATTTTTTTCCGAAGGGGATATCGTGGAAGTGGGAACCACTATATTCACAATTCAGGAAGAGAACGATGTGTCAGTTCCTTATAAAGGCATGATTGACGAAGAAATCCAAGTCGTGCAATCTGGTGATGTAATAGTAAATGCAGAACAGATTACGACTAAGCAGCATCATGAGGTAGTGCGTGCGTTGGCAACGCCATTCGTTCGTCAAATGGCGAGGGAAATGAAGGTTGATATCGAGAAGGTTAAAGGCTCCGGCCCGGCTGGGCGAATTACCGAAAGTGACCTGAAGCAGTTTAAAGAAAATAACTCGATTACACTGGAAGATGCCAAACATCATGATAGCAAGAGTGTTCAAGAGATGGCCTTGATGAATGATGCCATTCAGGCAAAAGGAGTGGAAAATGAGTGGGAAGAGCGGATTCCGCTTAAAGGCATTCGAAAAAAAATCGCTGAACATATGGTAAAGTCGGTTTCGACCATTCCTCATGTAACCCATGTAGATGAATTGGAAATGGACCGATTGAAGGAATTTAAAAATCAATTAAAAGAGTACTCCGATGATAAGGATATTAAGTTGACTTTTTTGCCATTTTTCGTTAAAGCCATTGTCATCGCCTTAAAGGAGTTCAAAACATTAAACGCTTCAATTGATGAAAAGACCAATGAAATCATTCTGAAGAATTATTATCATATTGGGATTGCGACGAATACCGAAGAGGGTCTCATAGTTCCAGTCATAAAAAATGCCGATCAAAAGACCATTTTCCAACTGGCTGATGAAATCAAGCAATTGGCAGCCCAAGCCCGTGAAGGGAAGTTGAGCATTGATCAAATCACAGGCAGTACATTTACCATCAGCAATGTAGGACCGATCGGAGGGATGCACGCGACCCCGATCATTAACTATCCGGAAGCTGCCATACTAGCTTTGCATAAAATGGAACATCGCATGGTCGTTCGCGATCTTGAAGGTGTTATCCGTTTAATGATGAATATGTCTCTATCTTTCGATCATCGTTTGATTGATGGGGTAACAGCGGTGCATTTTACCAATAGAATCAAGGAATTGCTGGAAAATCCAATTCGTTTAGTTGTGGAGATGAGATAA
- the lpdA gene encoding dihydrolipoyl dehydrogenase — MVVGEVAVETEVIIIGGGPGGYAAAIRLGQLGKSVVLIEKDKLGGVCLNRGCIPSKALIHTADQYQRLNDLGKMGIRLSQERTAMDLGVWQDWKAGITSQLKQGIAHLCKENGVTVVKGQAAFLSDDRIGVETDGDFETYKFEQAIIATGSRPFIPSFIKVDGEYILDSTSSLQLQEVPSSLSIIGGGYIGIELGMAFAKLGTKVTIIEMANRILPQIAENLVKEVTRSAKKLGMNIKTSTRVEKASVVDGHVHLHVSSEEKGAEVVVSEKSLVTIGRIPNTEEIGLNRAGVTVGEKGHIEVDMECRTNVPHIFAIGDTTPGPALAHRASKQGVVAAEVIGGLPSAVDSPNVPYVIFSDPQIAGVGLSREEAEQQGYSVKIGKFPFSANGRALATDETEGFAEVIVDADSHILLGMHMVGADASNLIGEGVLALEMAARVEDIALIMHPHPTLTEGWMEAAEAVLGHAIHIVNK; from the coding sequence ATGGTAGTAGGGGAAGTTGCTGTAGAGACGGAAGTTATCATCATTGGAGGAGGTCCGGGAGGGTATGCTGCGGCTATCCGTCTCGGCCAGTTAGGAAAATCGGTCGTACTGATTGAAAAGGATAAGCTGGGCGGGGTTTGTCTTAATCGGGGCTGTATACCTTCAAAGGCATTAATTCACACTGCTGATCAATACCAAAGGCTTAACGATTTAGGGAAAATGGGAATCCGGCTATCCCAGGAAAGAACCGCTATGGACTTGGGAGTTTGGCAAGATTGGAAAGCGGGCATCACATCTCAGTTGAAGCAAGGTATTGCCCATTTGTGTAAGGAAAATGGAGTGACGGTGGTTAAAGGTCAAGCAGCCTTTTTATCTGATGACCGAATTGGAGTTGAAACCGATGGCGATTTTGAAACCTACAAGTTTGAGCAGGCGATTATTGCGACGGGGTCCAGACCTTTCATTCCATCCTTCATTAAAGTCGATGGAGAATATATATTGGATTCAACATCATCTTTGCAGCTGCAGGAAGTTCCATCAAGCTTGTCGATCATTGGCGGTGGATATATCGGAATCGAATTAGGTATGGCATTTGCAAAGCTGGGTACTAAAGTGACCATCATTGAAATGGCCAATCGCATCCTTCCCCAAATTGCTGAAAACCTTGTAAAGGAAGTCACCCGGAGCGCCAAGAAGCTTGGGATGAATATCAAAACATCCACGAGGGTAGAAAAGGCGAGTGTAGTGGATGGCCATGTACACCTTCATGTATCCTCGGAAGAAAAAGGGGCAGAAGTGGTCGTGAGTGAAAAGTCCCTGGTTACAATTGGCAGGATACCTAACACTGAAGAAATTGGCCTGAATCGGGCTGGAGTTACAGTTGGTGAAAAAGGCCATATAGAAGTGGATATGGAATGTCGTACAAATGTGCCGCACATCTTTGCCATCGGTGACACTACACCTGGTCCAGCTCTTGCGCATCGAGCGTCCAAACAGGGAGTGGTGGCAGCTGAAGTGATAGGGGGATTGCCAAGTGCCGTTGACTCACCTAATGTTCCCTATGTAATCTTCTCGGACCCCCAAATAGCTGGTGTGGGTTTAAGCCGTGAAGAAGCTGAACAACAGGGATACAGCGTCAAAATCGGCAAATTTCCGTTCAGTGCCAATGGAAGGGCGCTTGCAACGGATGAAACGGAAGGATTTGCTGAAGTGATCGTGGATGCCGATAGCCACATATTGCTCGGAATGCATATGGTAGGTGCTGATGCGTCAAACCTTATAGGTGAAGGGGTCCTTGCCCTTGAGATGGCGGCTAGGGTCGAAGATATAGCCCTGATCATGCATCCACATCCAACTTTGACTGAGGGGTGGATGGAAGCGGCTGAGGCAGTTTTGGGACATGCGATTCACATCGTAAATAAATAG
- a CDS encoding amino acid permease, whose amino-acid sequence MDSNGGSLQKKLLPRHISMMAMGGAIGTGIFKGSAETISLAGPGVIFTYIFAGLLLLIVMGAIAEMAIIYPNTNMKGFVQKAFGNRFSFIIGWMYCFMWLSVCVIEVVVAGSFLQYWLPAIPLWILSLGCTAFIIGINMMNVKNYGEFEFWFAGIKITMIIVFIILGACILFGVIPTGESNYLQNFTGHGGFFPNGWMSIFSALLIVMFSYGGSELIGVTVTEAKDAERILPKVIKNYIWRVVLFFTLPILVICGLIPWNKISDQASPFVQVLSMSGFQGSAHIMNFILITAVLSAANSGIYGCTRMLHSLAAEGEAPKSFSYVSKNGVPLYSLILSAFVLVVGSMVTFVAQDKAFTLLMAFPGFVVSLVWISICLAQLKLRNSYPKAPSFKLWGFPYVTLFAVITLSIICISFVFSEQNRISIIACLIVLAALISISIFKFKSGDEQGTTIIEKDIAK is encoded by the coding sequence ATGGATTCAAATGGTGGGTCACTGCAAAAGAAATTATTGCCGCGGCATATTAGCATGATGGCAATGGGAGGGGCAATAGGTACTGGCATTTTTAAAGGAAGTGCCGAAACCATATCGTTAGCAGGGCCAGGAGTCATATTCACTTATATTTTTGCAGGATTATTACTGCTTATAGTCATGGGTGCTATAGCGGAAATGGCAATTATTTATCCAAATACGAATATGAAAGGTTTCGTTCAGAAAGCATTCGGTAACCGCTTTTCATTCATAATAGGCTGGATGTATTGTTTCATGTGGCTATCCGTTTGTGTCATTGAGGTAGTGGTTGCAGGAAGCTTCTTGCAATATTGGCTCCCAGCAATCCCGCTATGGATATTAAGTTTAGGGTGTACGGCTTTCATCATTGGGATTAACATGATGAATGTCAAAAATTATGGTGAATTCGAATTTTGGTTTGCTGGCATTAAAATTACAATGATTATCGTATTCATCATATTGGGAGCCTGTATTTTATTTGGAGTCATCCCAACCGGGGAATCTAATTATCTACAAAACTTCACCGGGCATGGAGGGTTTTTCCCAAATGGGTGGATGTCCATCTTTTCGGCATTACTGATCGTCATGTTCTCCTATGGCGGTTCAGAGTTAATAGGGGTGACGGTAACCGAAGCAAAGGATGCGGAACGCATTTTACCGAAGGTCATTAAAAACTATATTTGGAGAGTCGTATTATTTTTCACCTTACCGATACTTGTAATCTGCGGTTTGATTCCTTGGAACAAAATTAGCGACCAGGCAAGTCCGTTTGTACAAGTTTTATCAATGTCCGGTTTTCAGGGATCTGCACATATCATGAATTTCATTTTGATTACGGCCGTCTTATCTGCCGCAAACTCAGGAATATATGGGTGTACCCGCATGCTGCATTCTTTGGCTGCAGAAGGGGAAGCTCCCAAGTCGTTCTCTTATGTATCAAAAAATGGCGTTCCTTTGTATAGTTTGATATTAAGTGCTTTTGTATTGGTCGTCGGCTCCATGGTTACTTTCGTTGCACAGGACAAGGCATTTACTTTATTAATGGCGTTTCCAGGTTTTGTAGTATCCCTTGTATGGATCAGCATCTGTTTAGCGCAGCTAAAACTTCGCAATTCGTATCCCAAAGCCCCGAGTTTTAAATTGTGGGGATTTCCATATGTAACCTTGTTTGCCGTAATCACCTTAAGCATCATTTGTATATCGTTCGTTTTCAGTGAACAGAATCGGATCAGTATCATTGCTTGCCTGATTGTGTTGGCTGCATTAATCTCGATTTCCATTTTTAAATTTAAAAGTGGGGATGAACAGGGGACAACGATAATAGAAAAGGATATTGCTAAATAA
- the hisC gene encoding histidinol-phosphate transaminase: MTFTKIPVRQNIESISPYVSGKPIEEVQRELGLETIVKLASNENPFGCSTLAKKAMITEMEQTSFYPEGMAPALAEKLARKLNIKKDHIILGNGSDEVIRLLTRTYIQQNDEVIMADVTFPRYETNVLIDGGTPVKIPLINGVHDLKGMYDAITEKTRMIFVCNPNNPTGTIVQKEKLRSFIEKVPKHILLIVDEAYYEYVDDAEYLETLPLLNMHSNLVILRTFSKIYGLAALRIGYGLMDASIIQELVKVKEPFNTNRLAQAAAFASLDDHPFVEKCVRKNGEGRRYLENELSKMGLTFFPSHANFLMVKLKQPGRDIFEKLLIQGVIIRSGHLLGYENTIRVTIGTPLENERFISSLQHIINETSGT; the protein is encoded by the coding sequence TTGACCTTTACGAAAATCCCGGTTCGACAAAACATCGAAAGCATTAGCCCATATGTTTCCGGCAAGCCTATTGAAGAAGTGCAACGTGAACTAGGTCTTGAAACGATCGTTAAATTGGCATCCAATGAGAATCCATTCGGCTGCTCAACTCTAGCAAAAAAAGCCATGATTACTGAAATGGAGCAAACCTCCTTTTATCCTGAAGGTATGGCACCTGCATTAGCTGAAAAGTTGGCAAGGAAATTGAATATCAAAAAAGATCATATCATTTTAGGCAATGGATCTGATGAAGTGATTCGTTTGTTAACACGAACCTATATCCAACAAAATGATGAAGTCATCATGGCTGATGTGACATTTCCACGATATGAAACGAATGTATTGATTGACGGCGGCACACCTGTAAAGATACCTCTTATTAATGGGGTACATGACTTGAAGGGGATGTATGATGCCATAACAGAAAAAACAAGAATGATATTTGTCTGTAATCCCAATAATCCGACAGGAACAATCGTTCAAAAAGAAAAGTTACGCTCTTTTATCGAGAAGGTGCCGAAACATATTTTACTGATCGTTGATGAGGCATACTATGAATATGTCGATGATGCAGAATATTTAGAAACCTTGCCGCTTTTAAATATGCATTCAAATCTGGTCATCCTACGCACTTTTTCAAAGATTTATGGCCTGGCTGCATTAAGGATTGGATACGGTTTAATGGATGCTTCCATCATACAAGAGCTAGTTAAAGTGAAGGAACCCTTCAATACCAATCGTTTAGCACAGGCTGCGGCATTCGCTTCCCTCGACGACCATCCATTCGTTGAGAAATGTGTTCGTAAGAATGGGGAAGGAAGAAGATATTTAGAAAACGAATTAAGCAAGATGGGATTAACATTCTTCCCTTCACATGCCAACTTCTTGATGGTTAAATTGAAACAGCCTGGCAGGGACATTTTTGAGAAGTTATTAATTCAAGGTGTCATCATCCGTTCCGGTCATTTGCTAGGCTATGAAAATACTATCCGTGTGACCATTGGCACCCCACTTGAAAACGAGAGGTTCATATCCTCCTTACAACATATAATCAATGAAACGTCGGGTACATGA
- a CDS encoding Lrp/AsnC family transcriptional regulator, which produces MDEIDVKLLELLQKDGRITISELSKKLALSRPSISERMYRLQEKGIIEGFSARISPLAIGRGVLVYIQVSELKVPVSDFEQLVKNDLDIIECHRVTGTVGYFLKAALADMDSMRLLIDRLIPYGHLNTSVVLTSPVPSRSILPRINEMEDHGAKS; this is translated from the coding sequence ATGGATGAAATAGATGTCAAGTTACTGGAACTTTTACAAAAGGATGGACGCATTACGATTAGTGAACTCTCGAAGAAATTGGCTCTCAGTCGACCTAGCATCTCTGAACGAATGTATCGCCTGCAAGAAAAGGGGATCATTGAGGGGTTCAGCGCAAGGATTTCACCCCTGGCAATAGGAAGGGGGGTACTAGTGTACATTCAGGTGAGTGAACTTAAGGTTCCAGTTTCCGATTTTGAGCAATTGGTGAAAAATGATTTAGACATTATCGAGTGCCATCGTGTAACAGGAACCGTTGGATATTTCTTGAAAGCGGCTTTGGCTGATATGGACAGCATGAGATTACTGATAGATCGATTAATACCATATGGACATCTGAATACATCCGTGGTTTTGACATCCCCTGTACCATCACGCTCCATCCTTCCTAGGATCAATGAAATGGAGGATCATGGTGCGAAATCTTAG
- a CDS encoding carboxymuconolactone decarboxylase family protein, with translation MTRIKKSSQGSSPFQRLFHSEEISHKWSDLSDCISADGKLSKKLKENVRRVLAYGNGCSYCQAKGIPLKPEDMKESYAIAFAEVFLLQREKTEEKFFQVLKETFSDEEISELLAFICFTTAQQYFGALMDL, from the coding sequence ATGACAAGAATAAAAAAATCATCGCAGGGATCCAGTCCATTTCAAAGATTATTTCATTCTGAAGAGATTTCGCATAAATGGTCGGACCTCTCAGATTGCATATCTGCAGATGGGAAACTTTCAAAGAAGTTAAAGGAAAACGTCAGAAGGGTTCTGGCATATGGTAATGGCTGCTCATATTGTCAGGCAAAAGGGATTCCACTAAAGCCGGAAGATATGAAAGAAAGCTATGCAATCGCCTTTGCGGAAGTATTCCTCTTACAACGTGAAAAAACGGAGGAAAAGTTTTTCCAAGTATTGAAGGAGACATTCAGTGATGAAGAGATTTCTGAACTATTGGCATTCATTTGTTTTACAACGGCCCAGCAATATTTCGGGGCTTTGATGGATTTATAA
- a CDS encoding Lrp/AsnC family transcriptional regulator — MKIDEKDRNILAELTLNSRISMRELAKKVNLSAPTVAERVRQMESFGIIKGYVAEIDHKKIGFPIECIVEATIKNGEYEKFKKYISKVPNVDFCYRIAGRACFMLKIHSESLEEVEEFINRTISFAATVTHVILSKVERELE; from the coding sequence ATGAAAATAGATGAAAAAGACCGGAACATCCTTGCCGAATTAACGTTAAATAGCCGAATTTCCATGAGGGAATTGGCAAAGAAAGTAAACCTCTCCGCCCCCACCGTTGCCGAACGGGTACGGCAAATGGAGTCGTTCGGGATCATTAAAGGGTATGTTGCCGAGATTGATCATAAAAAGATCGGTTTTCCGATTGAGTGTATTGTGGAAGCAACGATAAAAAACGGGGAATATGAGAAATTCAAAAAGTATATTTCCAAGGTGCCGAATGTTGACTTTTGTTATCGAATTGCTGGGCGGGCTTGCTTTATGCTGAAAATCCACAGTGAGAGCCTTGAAGAAGTGGAGGAATTCATCAATCGGACCATTTCGTTTGCGGCAACCGTTACCCATGTGATTCTTTCAAAGGTGGAGCGGGAACTGGAATGA